A region of Halalkaliarchaeum desulfuricum DNA encodes the following proteins:
- a CDS encoding ABC transporter permease: MGDQDGSVRGLLDRFAPAVSMARRNLGRNRLRTALAVLGVLIGVFAIASLGLFGNVLAVSADAELGGFGDQIVVTPNEEAGVSSLDSRDVETIARVTGTDGTAVPLVTGSAVVAGGSEQTFAQLYGTENPAALFVAREGSVPDRHRQGAIVGAEAADALDLRVGSAIEVEANRYRVVAILEREELISPVNPNNAVVLPESAFDQRTYDQVVVRADSADAAGTIAERIRADVNVREERVDVLELSSILDTIDEFFSLLNQFLLGIAGISLIVAGVSIFNVMLMSTAERRQEIGVLRAVGIQRNEVLRVLLAEAILLGVVGGFLGAVLAGLAAVGLVLVAPVEFDVLLVASNGLYLVGAFAFGVLVCLLSGLYPAYRAATLHPVEALRG; the protein is encoded by the coding sequence ATGGGTGACCAGGACGGATCCGTTCGGGGCCTGCTCGATCGGTTCGCGCCGGCCGTGTCGATGGCTCGGCGAAACCTCGGGCGCAACCGGCTTCGCACGGCGCTTGCAGTTCTGGGCGTGCTCATCGGGGTGTTCGCGATCGCCTCGCTCGGTCTGTTCGGGAACGTGCTCGCAGTCTCGGCCGACGCCGAACTCGGCGGTTTCGGCGACCAGATCGTCGTGACTCCAAACGAGGAGGCAGGCGTGAGCTCCCTCGACTCTCGCGACGTGGAAACGATCGCCAGAGTCACCGGAACCGACGGGACCGCCGTCCCGCTCGTGACCGGCAGCGCCGTGGTCGCCGGTGGCAGCGAACAGACGTTCGCACAGCTGTACGGCACCGAAAATCCGGCCGCGTTGTTCGTTGCGCGGGAGGGTTCCGTCCCCGACCGGCACCGGCAGGGGGCGATCGTCGGCGCCGAAGCCGCCGACGCCCTGGATCTGCGGGTCGGTAGCGCGATCGAAGTGGAAGCAAACAGGTACCGAGTCGTCGCGATCCTCGAACGCGAAGAGCTGATCTCGCCGGTGAACCCGAACAACGCCGTGGTGTTGCCCGAGTCCGCGTTCGATCAGCGGACGTACGACCAGGTCGTCGTCCGTGCCGACTCCGCCGACGCCGCAGGTACGATCGCCGAGCGGATCCGGGCGGACGTAAACGTCCGAGAGGAACGGGTCGACGTGCTCGAACTGTCGAGTATCCTCGACACCATCGACGAGTTCTTCTCGCTTCTCAATCAGTTTCTCCTGGGTATCGCGGGGATTTCCCTGATCGTCGCCGGCGTGAGCATCTTCAACGTGATGTTGATGAGTACAGCCGAACGCCGCCAGGAGATCGGCGTGTTGCGCGCGGTCGGGATCCAGCGAAACGAGGTGTTACGCGTATTGCTCGCGGAAGCGATCCTCCTGGGAGTCGTCGGCGGGTTCCTCGGAGCGGTGCTTGCAGGCCTGGCGGCCGTCGGGCTCGTGCTCGTGGCCCCGGTCGAATTCGACGTCCTGCTGGTGGCGTCCAACGGGCTGTATCTGGTCGGCGCGTTCGCGTTCGGCGTGCTCGTCTGCCTGCTGTCCGGACTGTACCCCGCATACAGGGCGGCCACGCTCCACCCGGTCGAGGCACTTCGTGGATGA
- a CDS encoding ABC transporter ATP-binding protein, producing MNPNDPTARQPRPTEASATDTSPWKATPSIELEEVIKRYDRGGETVTALAGVSLAVEPGEFLSIVGPSGSGKSTLLNVLGLLDVPTSGTVRLHGRDVTTLEERERTLARKESVGFVFQDFYLLPTLTATENVLVPTMFDPDRDAEDRALALLDRVGLGDRKTHTPDELSGGQKQRVAIARALINEPEILLADEPTGNLDRDTGSTILEEFRRICDQGVSVVAVTHDQLVTSYDDRTIELIDGATDG from the coding sequence ATGAACCCGAACGATCCGACCGCACGACAGCCGCGTCCAACGGAGGCATCCGCGACCGATACATCTCCATGGAAAGCGACGCCGTCAATCGAACTCGAAGAGGTGATAAAGCGGTACGATCGCGGCGGGGAAACCGTGACCGCGCTCGCGGGGGTCAGCCTCGCAGTCGAGCCCGGCGAGTTCCTCTCGATCGTCGGCCCCAGCGGCAGCGGCAAAAGCACGTTGCTCAACGTGCTCGGGCTGCTCGACGTTCCCACCTCCGGGACGGTGCGGCTCCACGGCCGGGACGTCACGACCCTCGAGGAACGGGAACGAACACTGGCCAGAAAGGAGTCCGTCGGGTTCGTCTTCCAGGACTTTTACCTCCTGCCGACGCTCACTGCGACCGAGAACGTTCTCGTGCCGACGATGTTCGATCCGGACCGCGACGCGGAGGATCGGGCGCTCGCACTCCTCGACCGGGTCGGCCTCGGCGACCGGAAAACCCACACGCCCGATGAACTCTCCGGGGGACAGAAACAGCGCGTCGCGATCGCGCGAGCCCTGATAAACGAACCGGAGATCCTGCTGGCCGACGAACCGACCGGCAACCTCGATCGCGACACCGGATCGACGATCCTCGAGGAGTTCCGTCGGATCTGCGACCAGGGGGTAAGCGTCGTCGCAGTCACGCACGACCAGTTAGTGACGAGCTACGACGACCGCACGATAGAGCTGATCGACGGGGCGACCGATGGGTGA
- a CDS encoding CARDB domain-containing protein, translating to MRRLVPGVLLALLVVTGVAVVASGVPDARLVVSDAEPQQETITTDAPATVAVTVDLDAGSTTAITLDRVAIENETGAELGSATDLGSFSQGNSLTVPVTVQFDESGHHELQVIAEATDESDREVTATRPLSVVVEGAGPLVDIEPVESTVGTETTLELAVRNPSADQLRNLTVAVEGDGTDVRTDGRTIASLAPGETVERSFEVVPETSGEHSLEVTVDYATADGSAASVERVTTYSAVDAVADLGVRVTRIDDRPDGIDQPDGDVGIPGGIEGILGGTAGIEEDSEETESRDAIGVRVTNFGNAPAERIVVTPRIDNETLPRRSIDGPLEPGASGFVPIDLRGIESGEVTFHVTYETAGVTASTAVEYDHAIEAGDVTLTGADLDGIDTGGETDGFGETVRLSANLGNPTEQRVTGTIVRVVASDHVEPTYPQRDYFVGTLEPGEFAPFDVTAAVDGANATQVTLEVTFRSDGEVETRTFDLPYDDAAVSTDDGGSDRTVAVGVAIASIGVLIVAALAIVYRRRR from the coding sequence ATGCGCCGTCTGGTTCCCGGTGTTCTGCTTGCGCTCCTCGTAGTGACGGGTGTTGCAGTCGTCGCGTCCGGAGTGCCGGACGCACGGCTCGTCGTCTCCGACGCCGAGCCGCAACAGGAAACGATCACGACCGACGCGCCCGCGACCGTCGCCGTCACCGTCGACCTGGATGCCGGAAGCACGACAGCGATCACTCTCGACCGAGTCGCGATCGAAAACGAAACCGGAGCCGAGCTCGGCTCCGCCACGGACCTGGGATCGTTCAGCCAGGGCAACTCGTTGACGGTTCCGGTGACCGTTCAGTTCGACGAGTCCGGACACCACGAGCTGCAGGTGATCGCGGAAGCAACCGACGAATCGGACCGCGAAGTGACCGCAACTCGACCGCTCTCGGTCGTCGTCGAGGGCGCCGGGCCGCTCGTCGACATCGAGCCCGTCGAGTCGACTGTCGGAACCGAAACGACGCTCGAGCTCGCGGTGAGAAACCCGTCGGCCGATCAGCTGCGCAACCTGACGGTGGCTGTCGAGGGCGACGGGACAGACGTCAGAACTGACGGACGCACGATCGCGTCGCTCGCACCCGGAGAGACAGTCGAACGGTCTTTCGAAGTCGTCCCGGAAACCTCCGGGGAACACTCCCTCGAGGTCACGGTCGACTACGCGACTGCCGACGGCTCCGCCGCCTCGGTAGAGCGGGTTACGACGTACTCCGCAGTCGATGCCGTCGCGGATCTCGGCGTGCGCGTCACCCGGATCGACGATCGCCCCGACGGGATCGACCAACCCGACGGAGACGTCGGTATTCCGGGCGGAATCGAGGGGATCCTGGGCGGTACCGCCGGTATCGAGGAGGACTCCGAGGAGACGGAGAGCCGGGACGCGATCGGCGTGCGCGTGACCAACTTCGGCAACGCACCGGCCGAACGGATCGTCGTCACGCCCCGGATCGACAACGAGACGCTGCCCAGACGTTCGATCGACGGCCCTCTCGAACCGGGGGCGTCCGGGTTCGTGCCGATCGATCTGCGCGGGATCGAATCGGGCGAGGTGACGTTCCATGTGACCTACGAAACGGCCGGAGTGACAGCCAGCACGGCGGTCGAATACGATCACGCGATCGAAGCCGGCGACGTCACCCTGACCGGGGCCGATCTAGACGGAATCGACACCGGAGGCGAAACGGACGGCTTCGGGGAGACGGTGCGCCTGTCGGCCAATCTCGGGAACCCGACGGAACAGCGTGTGACGGGGACGATCGTCCGGGTCGTCGCGTCGGATCACGTCGAACCGACGTACCCCCAGCGAGATTACTTCGTCGGAACGCTGGAACCGGGCGAGTTCGCCCCCTTCGACGTTACCGCCGCAGTCGACGGCGCGAACGCGACGCAAGTCACGCTCGAGGTGACGTTCCGTTCCGACGGCGAAGTCGAGACCAGGACGTTCGATCTCCCGTACGACGACGCGGCCGTTTCGACCGACGACGGAGGTTCGGACAGAACCGTTGCCGTTGGAGTCGCTATCGCGTCGATCGGCGTCCTGATCGTGGCCGCGCTCGCCATCGTGTACCGCCGACGCAGATGA
- a CDS encoding COG1361 S-layer family protein has product MHSRTVLAVVALVVVGLLAGVTVVGAQGQYVSGEPELSVFAPDPALIPGETNSLELQVANDGTQRWGPAAQRDQVTTARSVQLEVRDGGTPFAVETERQSIGSLPDGDVRSIPVAVRVPADVEPGTYSLDVRLRYSHVAQSDPGSGVVQERTRRVTRTIDVKVEERPRFQLHGIESDAQIGGAGSVAVEVENTGEEPARDIAVGLESTSPNVGFGEAQRDTARIERLDPGEATIVEYDVAVRDGTAVRNYTLDGTVEFTDPDGIRGIEDGLSVGFSPLDAQGLDIGIQRSTLRVGEVGTIAGTVQNDGPLPVEDVSIAPADGSLLEAQSGPYAVGDLDVDESATFRLRVAVPETADAVPQRIDLATSYRTDGERDRMTTDPVSVQIDEQEFDVALEESTLRVGETGEIVGTINNDGPVAVDGVTVTLGDGEFEPRSRTYAVGSLEPGETADFRFRATVPAGTDATPQRIDVTTTYRTAAGHDRAVTDPIRVPVAERRDAVAVTAVDPTFVAGGDGTLALEVTNQRDVEIRDVRLRLSVEDPLESDFTTTIVPSLAPGETDRVAFDLEVDSDAPPSQYPAVLDVEYLDPDDETQTVRPLTLSVSVTEDPDEPFLAIEILAFIAVMILVVAAFVWLYRR; this is encoded by the coding sequence ATGCACAGCCGGACGGTTTTGGCAGTCGTAGCGCTGGTCGTGGTCGGGTTGCTGGCAGGGGTGACTGTCGTCGGGGCACAGGGGCAGTACGTGAGCGGCGAGCCGGAGCTCTCGGTGTTCGCTCCCGACCCGGCCCTCATTCCGGGTGAGACCAACTCCCTCGAATTGCAGGTCGCAAACGACGGGACCCAGCGGTGGGGTCCCGCCGCACAGCGGGATCAGGTGACGACCGCCCGTAGCGTCCAACTCGAGGTCCGAGACGGCGGGACGCCGTTTGCGGTCGAAACCGAACGGCAGTCGATCGGGTCGCTTCCCGACGGGGACGTGCGTTCGATTCCCGTCGCGGTGCGCGTCCCGGCGGACGTCGAACCGGGCACGTACTCGCTCGACGTCAGACTTCGGTACTCGCATGTGGCCCAGTCGGATCCCGGAAGCGGCGTCGTCCAGGAGCGAACGCGCCGGGTGACGCGGACGATCGACGTCAAGGTCGAGGAACGCCCCCGGTTCCAGCTACACGGGATCGAAAGCGACGCCCAGATCGGGGGTGCCGGATCGGTCGCAGTCGAGGTCGAAAACACGGGCGAAGAGCCCGCACGCGACATCGCCGTCGGTCTCGAGTCGACTAGTCCGAACGTCGGGTTCGGCGAGGCTCAACGCGACACCGCCAGGATCGAGCGTCTCGACCCGGGAGAGGCGACGATCGTCGAGTACGACGTCGCCGTTCGCGACGGCACTGCAGTCCGCAACTACACGCTCGATGGAACGGTCGAGTTCACCGATCCCGACGGGATCCGTGGGATAGAGGACGGTCTCTCGGTCGGCTTCTCCCCGCTGGACGCTCAAGGCTTGGACATCGGCATCCAGCGGTCGACGCTGCGGGTCGGTGAGGTGGGGACGATAGCGGGGACGGTACAAAACGACGGTCCACTTCCGGTCGAGGACGTCTCGATCGCCCCAGCGGATGGATCGTTGCTGGAGGCACAGAGCGGCCCGTACGCCGTCGGCGACCTGGACGTCGACGAATCGGCCACGTTCCGCCTGCGGGTCGCAGTTCCGGAGACGGCCGACGCTGTCCCACAGCGAATCGATCTGGCGACGAGCTACCGGACCGATGGGGAGCGCGACCGGATGACCACCGATCCGGTGAGCGTCCAGATCGACGAACAGGAGTTCGACGTGGCTCTCGAGGAATCGACGCTTCGCGTCGGCGAAACCGGCGAGATCGTCGGGACGATCAACAACGATGGTCCAGTCGCAGTCGACGGCGTGACGGTGACGCTCGGCGACGGCGAGTTCGAGCCGCGGAGCCGGACCTACGCCGTCGGGTCGCTCGAACCCGGCGAGACGGCCGACTTCAGGTTCAGGGCCACAGTGCCGGCGGGAACCGACGCCACGCCACAGCGGATCGACGTGACGACCACCTACCGCACCGCGGCCGGCCACGACCGTGCGGTGACCGATCCGATCCGCGTCCCCGTGGCCGAGCGGCGTGACGCGGTCGCGGTGACGGCCGTCGATCCGACGTTCGTCGCCGGCGGTGACGGGACGCTCGCCCTCGAGGTGACGAACCAGCGGGACGTCGAGATACGCGACGTGCGGCTTCGCCTCTCCGTCGAGGATCCCCTCGAGAGCGACTTCACGACCACGATCGTTCCCTCCCTTGCACCCGGGGAAACCGATCGCGTCGCATTCGACCTCGAGGTAGATAGCGACGCACCCCCAAGCCAGTACCCGGCCGTCCTCGACGTCGAGTATCTCGACCCCGACGACGAAACGCAGACGGTGCGACCACTCACCCTCTCAGTGTCAGTGACCGAGGATCCCGACGAGCCGTTCCTCGCCATTGAGATCCTCGCCTTCATTGCCGTGATGATCCTCGTCGTCGCGGCGTTCGTCTGGCTCTACCGGCGGTAA
- a CDS encoding ABC transporter ATP-binding protein has product MNQPAINVLDLTKRYDDVLANDGVSFEIERGEIFGYLGPNGAGKTTTIRMLLGLLSPSSGTAEVLGADIRNRKALTDVKSDLGYLPDTLGFDERLTGRQVLDYFARMRGDERRAELLELFHPPLDQAVETYSAGNRRMLGIVQAFMHDPELVIMDEPTSGLDPLKQDRLHHFMEQEREAGKTLFVSSHILSEVQRVCDRVGIIRDGEIVALEDIDALLKRSGKEVRVHFADPVDETAFVTDQMIDVDVVDRSVHFTYTGETQALLEHLVQFEIEDANVGDPQLDTIFKHYYTDESNPNPP; this is encoded by the coding sequence ATGAACCAGCCTGCAATCAACGTCCTCGATCTCACCAAGCGATACGATGACGTCCTCGCGAACGACGGTGTTTCATTCGAAATCGAACGCGGGGAGATTTTCGGCTACCTCGGTCCCAACGGGGCGGGCAAGACGACGACCATTCGGATGCTGCTGGGACTTCTTTCTCCAAGTTCCGGGACTGCGGAGGTGCTCGGTGCGGACATCCGGAATCGGAAGGCGCTGACGGACGTGAAATCGGACCTCGGCTATCTCCCGGACACGCTCGGTTTCGACGAGCGTCTCACTGGCCGCCAGGTACTCGATTACTTCGCCCGGATGCGCGGGGACGAACGACGGGCGGAGCTGCTCGAACTCTTTCATCCTCCACTCGATCAAGCGGTCGAGACGTATTCGGCCGGAAACCGTCGGATGCTCGGCATCGTTCAGGCGTTTATGCACGATCCGGAGTTGGTAATCATGGACGAGCCGACCTCCGGGCTGGATCCGCTCAAGCAGGATCGGCTGCACCACTTCATGGAACAGGAGCGAGAGGCCGGCAAGACGCTGTTCGTCTCCTCGCACATCCTGAGTGAGGTCCAGCGCGTTTGTGACCGGGTCGGGATAATCAGGGACGGGGAGATCGTTGCACTGGAGGACATAGACGCGTTGCTCAAACGGAGCGGAAAGGAGGTCCGGGTGCACTTCGCTGACCCCGTCGACGAGACTGCGTTCGTCACCGACCAGATGATCGACGTTGACGTGGTCGATCGGTCGGTGCATTTCACCTACACGGGGGAGACACAGGCGCTCCTGGAGCATCTCGTCCAGTTCGAAATCGAGGACGCAAACGTCGGGGATCCGCAGCTGGACACGATCTTCAAACACTACTACACGGACGAGTCGAATCCGAATCCGCCATGA
- a CDS encoding ABC transporter permease subunit codes for MTAIVLDESRKLRRGSIILTGVFGMLTAFLLAVFPAMKEEAELIEEAYPEYVLVMLGFEEMHTIEGFAGGYIYPFVWILFGGVYFAYVGGGLIAGDIRSRKMDLTLANPVSRESVLAQKVAALWVPLLALNAGLLAVLFLGSRLIGEPLGFVDIAIVHLLSIPYLLVCAGIGVVFSVVFDRVGRAQVSALGLVFMLWLVDGISLMEPDYEWVGDLTPSRYYDPSAILLHEEYAFVDAAILLVAFLVLIGVATAIFTRRDI; via the coding sequence ATGACAGCAATTGTTCTCGATGAGTCCCGCAAACTTCGTCGGGGATCGATCATTCTGACAGGCGTGTTCGGGATGTTGACTGCGTTCCTGCTTGCGGTCTTCCCGGCCATGAAAGAGGAGGCAGAACTGATCGAGGAAGCGTATCCGGAGTACGTCCTCGTTATGCTGGGGTTCGAGGAGATGCACACGATCGAGGGGTTCGCCGGCGGCTATATCTACCCGTTCGTCTGGATCCTGTTCGGCGGTGTCTACTTCGCGTACGTCGGGGGCGGCCTGATCGCCGGGGACATTCGCTCCCGGAAAATGGACCTCACGCTCGCGAATCCGGTGTCCCGTGAGTCGGTGCTGGCCCAGAAAGTCGCCGCCCTCTGGGTCCCCCTTCTCGCGTTAAATGCCGGCCTCCTGGCCGTGTTATTCCTCGGATCGCGACTGATCGGGGAGCCGCTCGGGTTTGTCGACATCGCCATCGTCCATTTGCTCAGCATCCCGTATCTGCTGGTGTGCGCCGGGATCGGGGTGGTCTTCTCGGTCGTTTTCGACCGGGTCGGGCGAGCACAGGTCTCCGCGCTTGGACTGGTTTTCATGCTCTGGCTGGTTGATGGGATATCGCTCATGGAACCGGACTACGAGTGGGTGGGCGACCTCACGCCGAGCCGATACTACGACCCGTCGGCGATCCTTCTCCACGAGGAGTACGCGTTCGTCGACGCCGCGATTCTCCTCGTGGCGTTTCTGGTCCTGATCGGGGTCGCCACGGCGATCTTCACGCGGAGGGACATCTAA
- a CDS encoding ABC transporter permease: protein MTAILRTESRRLQRSSIVLLVVFALLSVLYFSMFPELAGEEAEELFEAFPDAMFDLFGIEAIHTIEGFIAAEVYAFFWVILLGIYFAYVGAGTIAGDIEERKMDLTLANPVSRESVLAQKVAAFWVPLLILNTGVPLIVYVGSRLIDEPINGVAIAMVHLLSVPYLLVCAGIGILLSVVIERKRTAQSTALGLVFVLWLIEGTSNLDPDYEWIGYFTPSRYYDPSAILVHEEYAFFDAAVLLAAFLLLLFLAAGIFVRRDI from the coding sequence ATGACTGCTATTCTGCGCACCGAATCCAGGCGACTCCAGCGGAGTTCGATCGTCCTCCTCGTCGTGTTCGCCCTCCTGTCGGTATTGTACTTCTCAATGTTTCCCGAACTGGCTGGCGAGGAGGCCGAAGAGCTCTTCGAGGCGTTCCCGGATGCAATGTTCGACCTGTTCGGGATCGAAGCCATCCACACGATCGAAGGGTTCATCGCAGCGGAGGTGTACGCCTTCTTCTGGGTAATTCTGCTGGGGATCTACTTCGCGTACGTTGGTGCCGGCACGATCGCGGGGGACATCGAAGAGCGAAAGATGGACCTCACGCTTGCGAATCCGGTATCCCGGGAATCGGTGCTGGCCCAGAAAGTCGCCGCTTTCTGGGTACCCCTACTCATCTTGAACACCGGGGTTCCGCTTATCGTCTACGTGGGATCGCGCCTCATCGACGAGCCGATAAACGGCGTCGCGATCGCGATGGTCCATCTACTCAGCGTCCCGTACCTGTTGGTGTGTGCCGGGATCGGAATCCTGCTGTCGGTCGTCATCGAACGCAAGCGAACGGCGCAATCGACGGCGCTCGGGCTGGTGTTCGTGCTGTGGTTGATCGAGGGTACCTCCAACCTGGACCCGGACTACGAGTGGATCGGTTATTTCACCCCGAGCCGGTATTACGACCCGTCGGCGATCCTCGTCCACGAGGAGTACGCGTTCTTCGATGCTGCCGTCCTGCTCGCAGCGTTTCTCCTTTTGCTTTTCCTCGCGGCAGGGATCTTCGTCCGACGGGATATATAA
- a CDS encoding TetR/AcrR family transcriptional regulator: MHGFSDEERERIEERLVETGRELLRVYGPHKTNVKDITDPVGIAKSSFYLFFDSKAELYVEVVQRESDEFLADVEHELEGITDPQVALERLFRLYAEFAETNPLIQYREELLNSISPALLEELGTEQLADYEPIVESIQERSDGRFSEYEPATVLGVMGTIGYLAVHREELDAYREGYYEEVRELAIVALARGLTAPEV, encoded by the coding sequence ATGCACGGGTTCAGCGACGAGGAGCGGGAACGGATCGAGGAGCGTCTCGTCGAGACCGGCCGGGAGCTACTCCGGGTGTATGGCCCGCACAAGACCAACGTAAAGGACATCACGGATCCGGTCGGGATCGCGAAGAGTTCCTTTTACCTCTTTTTCGACTCGAAAGCCGAACTGTACGTGGAGGTCGTCCAGCGGGAAAGCGACGAGTTTCTCGCGGACGTCGAGCACGAGTTGGAGGGGATCACCGATCCGCAGGTCGCTCTCGAACGGCTGTTTCGACTGTACGCGGAGTTCGCCGAGACGAACCCGTTGATCCAGTACCGCGAGGAGCTTCTCAACAGCATCTCTCCGGCTCTCCTCGAGGAACTGGGAACCGAACAGTTGGCCGACTACGAGCCGATCGTCGAATCCATCCAGGAGCGAAGCGACGGACGGTTTTCGGAGTACGAGCCGGCGACCGTCCTCGGCGTGATGGGAACGATCGGCTATCTCGCCGTGCACAGAGAGGAGCTCGACGCCTACCGGGAGGGGTACTACGAGGAAGTCCGGGAACTCGCGATCGTCGCACTCGCGCGTGGATTGACTGCGCCGGAGGTGTGA
- a CDS encoding single-stranded DNA binding protein, producing the protein MGVIEDVYEDLETDVPLEEFRAAVEEKVEQMGGLADEETAAMLIAHDLRDEEVSGIADIEPGMDEVKFLGKVVSIGDVRTFERDGEDEPDGRVCNVEVADETGRIRISLWDEAAGAAEDQLEVGQVLRIAGRPTDGYDGVEVSVDKVEPDEDAEVDVEVLDTYRVEDLALGRSDVDLVGTVLDTDSVRTFDRDDGSEGKVANITLGDETGRVRVTLWDEQADLADEFDPGETVEVVDGYVRERDGDLELHVGSRGDVERVDEDVEYVPETTDIADLEIDQTADIAGGVVETDPKRTFDRDDGSQGQVRNVRIKDETGEIRVALWGEKADADVELADHLLVTDAEIQDGWQDDLEASANWRSTVTVLDEEAAAGDATAGGSPAGEAKAAAGDAPSSGGGLSAFADGDATSEGTTSGDATSEGTTDDETGEAAVETTETVEFTGTVVQAGNPVVLDDGRTTRNVETDETLRLGEEVTVRGEERNGKIDADDVF; encoded by the coding sequence ATGGGTGTGATCGAGGACGTCTACGAGGATCTGGAAACGGACGTCCCGCTCGAGGAGTTCCGGGCCGCCGTCGAGGAGAAAGTCGAGCAGATGGGCGGGCTCGCCGACGAGGAGACGGCGGCGATGCTGATCGCGCACGACCTCCGCGACGAGGAGGTAAGCGGCATCGCCGACATCGAGCCGGGGATGGACGAGGTGAAGTTCCTCGGCAAGGTCGTCTCGATCGGCGACGTCCGGACGTTCGAGCGGGACGGGGAGGACGAACCCGACGGCCGCGTCTGCAACGTCGAGGTCGCCGACGAGACGGGGCGGATCCGAATCTCGCTTTGGGACGAGGCCGCCGGCGCGGCCGAAGACCAGCTCGAGGTCGGGCAGGTGCTCCGGATCGCCGGCCGGCCGACAGACGGCTACGACGGGGTCGAAGTGAGCGTCGACAAGGTCGAGCCCGACGAGGACGCCGAAGTCGACGTCGAGGTGCTCGACACCTACCGCGTCGAGGATCTCGCTTTGGGGCGGTCTGACGTCGACCTCGTCGGCACGGTACTCGATACGGACTCGGTCCGGACGTTCGACCGGGACGACGGCTCGGAGGGGAAAGTCGCCAACATCACGCTGGGCGACGAGACCGGCCGCGTGCGGGTGACACTGTGGGACGAGCAGGCCGACCTGGCCGACGAGTTCGACCCCGGCGAGACCGTCGAGGTGGTCGACGGCTACGTCCGGGAGCGCGACGGCGACCTCGAACTCCACGTCGGCTCCAGAGGCGACGTCGAACGCGTCGACGAGGACGTCGAGTACGTCCCCGAGACCACAGACATCGCCGACCTCGAGATCGACCAGACGGCGGACATCGCCGGCGGCGTCGTCGAGACGGATCCCAAACGGACGTTCGACCGGGACGACGGTTCACAGGGGCAGGTCCGAAACGTCCGGATCAAAGACGAGACCGGCGAGATCCGGGTCGCGCTGTGGGGCGAGAAGGCCGACGCCGACGTCGAGCTCGCGGACCACCTCCTGGTGACCGACGCGGAGATCCAGGACGGCTGGCAGGACGACCTCGAGGCGTCCGCCAACTGGCGCTCGACCGTGACCGTCCTGGACGAGGAGGCCGCCGCCGGGGACGCGACCGCCGGCGGCTCCCCCGCTGGCGAGGCGAAGGCCGCCGCCGGTGACGCTCCCAGTTCGGGTGGCGGGCTCTCGGCGTTCGCGGACGGGGACGCCACGAGTGAAGGGACCACGAGCGGGGACGCCACGAGCGAGGGGACCACGGACGATGAGACCGGCGAGGCCGCCGTCGAGACCACCGAGACCGTCGAGTTCACGGGTACCGTCGTCCAGGCGGGGAACCCGGTCGTCCTCGACGACGGCCGAACGACCCGGAACGTCGAAACGGACGAGACTCTCCGACTCGGCGAGGAAGTGACGGTTCGCGGCGAGGAGCGGAACGGGAAGATCGACGCCGACGACGTGTTCTAA
- a CDS encoding histone — MSVELPFAPVDTVIRRNAGDLRVSAGAAEELARRIQDHGAALAVDAAEEATADGRKTLMASDFGVEQVIEREDLTLPIAPVDRIARLRIDDSYRVSMDARIALADILEDYADNVAAAAATLARHADRRTVQAEDIRTYFSLFE; from the coding sequence ATGAGTGTCGAGTTGCCGTTCGCTCCCGTGGACACGGTCATCCGGCGCAACGCCGGCGACCTCCGCGTGAGCGCCGGCGCGGCCGAGGAACTGGCCCGCCGGATCCAGGACCACGGGGCCGCCCTCGCCGTCGACGCCGCCGAGGAGGCGACCGCAGACGGTCGCAAGACGTTGATGGCGTCGGACTTCGGCGTCGAACAGGTGATCGAGCGCGAGGACCTCACCCTCCCGATCGCTCCCGTGGACCGGATCGCTCGACTCCGGATCGACGACTCCTACCGGGTGTCGATGGACGCGCGGATCGCGCTGGCCGACATCCTCGAGGACTACGCCGACAACGTCGCCGCCGCCGCCGCCACGCTCGCCCGCCACGCCGACAGACGAACGGTTCAAGCGGAAGACATCCGGACGTACTTCTCGCTTTTCGAGTGA